The DNA window TTCCGTCCCGTTGGGCTTGCGCACTTCCTTGACGAAGAGGCAAAGCGAGTAGTTCAACTCGTCGGCGGTCATTTGAAGCAGCTCCGTCTTGAAGGGCCGTCGGCGCATGGAGCTCTTCTCGATGTCTGCGTTCTTGGTCATCACCCACTGCTTCCATGCGTTCACCCCGAAAGTGTACTTCAGGAACATTTGGGCGTCGGGCTTCTCCTGCGGCTGCTGTGCCTGCTGGGACTGCTGCTGCAGGGCCGAGTGATCCATCTCGCCGCCGCGCTGCCTCTTCACCGGCGAGCGGCTATTGCGGTTGGGTGTGTCCATGACGACGCCTACGCCCCGCTTGCGTCCACGTGGTGTTCTGAAAGTAATACAATTGAAGTAAGTACATGAGTATTGATCTCTGATTGCCATCCCTCTTAACTCACCGCTGCGTGGCATCAAGCATGTGATGCTGCTGGTCGAGATGATGTACTCCCATTTGACCCATGCCGTCGTGACCCATCGGCGACTGGCTGCTGATCGTATTCGCCGTCATCGACGTTTCCAGATCCACCGTCGAGGTCTGGTGATGATTGTCGTAGTCGCCTGTGGCCATCTTGAGGGCTATCTGCAGCATATCGTCGCCGTAGGGATTATGTCCGGCTCCGCTGACGTCCACcacttgctgttgttgctgctgctgggcgacGGACTCGAGGGTGTTCTGGTACTGCAGATTGACCAGGCCCGGATCCGGCTTGATCTCGTTGTCCGAATCGGAGTCCGATTCGTGCTTCTCCTCTGCCACCATCTCGGCCATCATAAGCAACTCCGCCTCCAGCGGATCCTCTGGCATCTTGTCCTGTATCTTTTTGATCTCCTTAAGAATACCTTGCGCCGTGTTGCGCGTGGTGGGTATGAAAATAGGCACAGGGATTGGCAGCGGAATGGGCACTGGTACGGGGAACGGAGCCGAGTACATGTACATGGGTTGCGGCACGAAGATGGGCACCGGAACCGGGATGAGCACCTTGTTGGAGTAGTCCTTCTCCGTCTGGGTGGCGCAATCCCGCACATCCGGACTACACTGCTCGCCCTGGGTCACCGTTAAGGGCTTACAGCTTATGTTCACGTTTCGCACAGACTTGGGATATGGTGGCACTGTGATGATCTTGGTCTCCGTTACCGTAGCCGGCCCGAAGTCCATAGTCGTGGTAGTATTTCGCCTGCCTGGAATGCCCATGTGGGAGCTGCCGCCTGACATAGTGGGCGATGGTGAACGAGCCGCGTAGTCCACAACGTGCTTGCGTGGCCTTCCTCGCGGTGCTGGCGGATGGACACCCGGCATGGACAGCGGCGGGGATGAGGTTCCCGATTCCCGGGGACGTCCACGCTTCCGACGAACCGTTAGATTGCCAATCCGGGCTTCGGTTTCGCCGCTGGCGAGCGATTGCACCGTGGATATAACCGGTAGCATGGTGCCCGAGCCGGATTTCTTGCCTCCAACGCCACCTTTTCCAGTCTGCAATTACCGGGGGacattaattatataaaacgTAGGTatgataattaattaatttacgttattttttattttaatgtgcATTGAATGAAATTAAGATTGCAATTGAAACTTGAATTGAAAGCCAAATTGAAGTAAATGGATTAATAATCAAGCGAGCAGGTAACTCCAAAAAACACTTCgtttatgtttaatattttaacaCTTATTGCATGGCTACTATTAgtttgtaaaattaaaaaaaacacagaGTGTATACCCtttaagtttataatttagtttttgaCTCACGTGGGAGAGCTTCAGTTTGACACGTTTGGGCAGACCCGTGGGAAATGGTGCCGCGTTCTTGCTGCCCCGATTGGATTGCTGCTGGGACTTGGAGCTGCCGGGGCTGCTGCTGGGCGGCAGGTCGCTGTCCAGTGTGAGGGGAGCGCGGGCGAACTGATTCTGGAACTGCATCACACACTGGTAGGTGCAGAAGTTGCGCATGGAAGCATCCGACATGGTCAAATGATACTGGGGCGTATTGAAGTTGGAACAATTGTCGCATTTGGTCACCGCCCTGGCGGAGATGTTGCAGCTAACGCCGTGCATGGTCAGGCAGTTGATGGAGCAGGTGAGCGTCTCCTGATCGTGCGGCCCACCAATCTGGTAGATCATGTCAAAGTTGTACTTCTTCACCTTGCACCACTGGCAGGAGACGATGTGCCTGTTGACGATGATGTACACGTTGATGCAGACCCGAGAGCAGAAGACCTTCGGTGACTGCTGTTCGTTGTAGATGGTGTAGGACTCGGCGCTCCGCCGCTCAAAGTATTTGGAGCACATGGCGCACGGATCGGCGTTCACGTTGCTCACAAACTTAAAGGCCGAGAAGCAGGGATTCGAGCAGAAGTAGTGCTCTCTGTCCTCCAGCAGCATCTCCACCCTCACTGGTTTCTGGTTGTTGCACACACCGCAGACATCGGTGCGCAGTTTTCGTCGGGGATTGCACATGCTTTCGTAGCGACGGAGGCAGGGTTGCGAGCAGAAGTCCTTAAACTGATCCTTGTCACCCACCGGGGCGAGGAAGCCCTCCTGCCCGCCGCTGATGTCCTTCTGGCAGCAGGAGCACGTCTTTAGACCCTTCTTAAAGGTGTTAAGGCAGCCGGCGCAGCAGAACTGCCGCACATCGAAACCGAATCGCACGCAGTACTTGCCAAGCGCTATGGAGCTCACCTCCTGCTTGCAGGTCTCGCAGGTGGAGCCAATGGTGCGCTGATAGCTGCCCAGGCACACCTCATTGCAGAAGTCCATGGTCTCCCACATGAGCTGCTTCTCGTCCGTATTGATATCCGCCTCGCAGTCGGCGCAGCGCCTTCGAAAGCTTTCGATCCTGTCCAGGCGCGCCGTCTCTGCCTCCTCCACCGTCCGCGCCACCACGCTGCCGTCGGTCCGTTTGCTGGGCGAGTTTTGTGGTGGCTGTAGCGTTGTGGCCCCAATGTTGCGCACTCGAATCGAATGCCGCTTCAGCTTGAATTTCTCTGGCTCCTCAGCGTTGAGCAGATTGAAACAATCGTCATTGCAGATGTAGAAGCAGTCCTGGTCCTGCTTGATGAAGTACTTGCACCGCATCTTATCCTTGCATTGCAGGCAATCTTGCGTGTTGGCTGGAGTAGCTTCCTCCTCGACATCTTCGCCCTCGCCATCAGCGCTCGCCTCCGCTTCGTCGGCGCCTTCTTCTCGAACCACTTCCTCGACCAGGAACTTCTTGCGGCGTACAAAGTATTTGCCGGGTTGATCGTCTAGCAGGGCGTCGACACAGGCGGTGTCGCAGATGTACTCGAACCCTCTGGGAGCAGCAGGCTTTTGCCgagcctcctcctcctcctcctcagcGTTCTCCTCTGCCTTatccttttccttctccttATCATTTTCTTCTGTCTCCTCTAGACTCCTATACCGGAACCCACAATTCTTTTCATCGCCGCACTGTTTGCACTTCTGTACGCTGCCAACGATCCAACTAATGATGATTTTCGGCGTGGAACCAGGTTCACCCGCTCCAGCACTGGAGGATTCCTCGGCTGTTGGCTCGTCGGGATCGGGAACATCGCCACCGGCCTCCTCTTCGTTAGCTGCTGCATCTACTCCATCTGCTGGCAGGAAAAGGGGATTTACATTAGTTTAGGCACAAGCAACAGGTGGATCATTCAATTTCGTGTTGCAAATAATCATAGGCAACCACCATAAATGCGAATTCATAGATAAACTACAAACTAAGGGTCAAactgaatttttttttttcaaaagcaATTATTCCGTATGCTCGAAGCCAATTTTGTAATAACAAACTAAATTTAAAGCAAGAATTAAAACAATAGAATGCAGTCGAATAAAGCAGTTAGTGAGTTTTGCCCAGGAATGAACCCAATCTGCTCACCTTCTGCAATGCCTGTTGCCGCCGACTTAGCTCCAGCTTGAGCATCTGCAGGCAAAATGGATAGAGTAGATGTGGGATAGGGCATTTCAAGTCTAAGTGTGGAGCACTTACCAGTTGGCGTGGTTGGGGATTCGTCGGTGGCGTCAACGGCAGCTGCACTGTCGTCTTCTGCATCGTCGGCGGCATCTGCAGGGGACTTTCCATCGTTATCGGGAGTCTTGGCTTGCCGCTCCTCGGCTTCCTCCTCTTCGGCGGCCTTCTCGGCGTTCTCGCGGGCCAGTTCCTTTTCAGCTTCAGTCACTTCCGTCTCTTGATCGTCGGGAATGAGGCAAACATCTGATTCCTCTGGCTCCAAAACATTTTCCACTGTGTCTGTAATGTAGATAGTTCATTCATTAAGTCTTTTCATAAACATGCATCAAAGAAGTACTAAGACTTACCATCCCCATGTTCGGCTTCACCGGTTTCCTCCGCATTTTCATCCACCTGCTCAGATTCCGCATCTCCTTCTGCATCCGGATCATCTTCATCGGCGGGCGCATCTTTCTCAGGATCGTGGCCATTGTCCTGTTCCTCTAGGCTTGTGTCCACCTCATCCCGGTCCTCCGGTGGCTCTGCATCCTCCGCTTGGTGTGAGTCTGCGCCTACGGACTGCATATCTACATCATCTGCCGCCTCTCGCTCCAGAGCTGCGTCGTCTTCTGCTTCCTGCTCAGCTTCACCTTCTGCATCCGCCTCGCCTTCCCCTTCATCCACATCCATTGCCTCCGGTGAAGCCTGACCCCCGTCGACAGCGTCTGCTTCGGCGGCAGCTgcctccacctcctccgcaGTGGCCTGGAGGGCATCAgtctcctcctccgcctcctctgGCTCTTCCTGTGGATCTACCCTGACGGCTTCTGTTTGTGGCTGCTCATCCTCACAGCCTTGAGGCTCCTCGTTGGGCGTTGGCTCCTCGGCAGGCTCCTCCACATCCACGGGATCCGCTGGTGTACTGGCCGCCTTATCCCGCGACTGGTTATCATCGGCGTCAAGTGATCCCTCGGAGATCTGTTCGAAGTCGTCATCCCCCTCCTTGGCAGCGTCGCCCGTTGGCGGTTTGCTTTCCTGCGCAGCTGCATCCTCCGCTGGCGGCGAGGCGGGCGTATCCAGAGTTTCACTGGCTGTCGCCGTAGTCTGTTCTCGATCTTGATCCTGTTGTTCGGCGCCGAACGAGTCCAAACTGGATATCTCCTCCATTTCGCTGCTTGATTTTTTAACCGACTTTCGCTATGCGTTTGTTTATATAGACATGAAAACTgcaacaaaaggaaaacaaacaacaaatggTTAGGGCTCTTCTATCGATAACATTCGCGGCGCGGCGGACTATCGGCTGGCCAGGGCCCCACACCATTGCCGCCTAAAATgtgtacacacacacgcacaggcACACcgacgcacacaaacacacaccgAGCCCACGGTACAGTGcacgaaaaaacaaaacatgcgCCTCCAGAgagaaaaaaaaggggggaaaaaAAGGAGGAGTGTGTCTGTATGCGCCGCTCTGCCAGGCAATTAATATTACTGCACTTGCATTATCTTTTTTGGCCGCGTTGCATGGGCGGCTTTTCCGTACTTTTTTTGCTGCCTTGCCGTACGGTACTTCGATAATCCGCAATCCGAGCGCCGACTTTTTTTTTCGGACAGCACGAGTTTGTTGTGGTGAGCGCGTCTCCACAGGCGAATTAACTGCCTTTCACCGCTGCGCGTGCGGGCACATCATTAACGGTCGGTTCACGGTACGCGCAAAACTTTTCATCAATTACCAAACACCTTTTTGCACTGTGCAATTTTTCGCTTTCTGGCCACTGTGTGAATTTTCGGCTTTATGCGAGTAAAATGGCGCACCAGTGTACCAAATGCGGCCCTCGCATAACGCGTTCGCTTCTTGGCTGGTATCTGCCGGAAAATACCGAAAATGGCGCATTCGAAAATACCGTCGTGGGTGGTGCAACCGGTTGGCAGCACTGCCCGTTTaactttttgaaaaatgcGTCTATAATTTTGGTCGCTTTTGTTCAATAggaaattattgaaaattataACATAGTCAGCTGTTTCAAGCTTCTCCTTAGATGAGCTTCCAGTTTGCCATATGCAAAAGATACGCAATACAAAGCTTTTGAGAgctaatattttattgcattattttcaaaaattgtttggTTTTATGCGCGAAGCTTTGGGGGTTCCACTTAGTTTTCTAGTTTTGATTGATGAATCCTTCGGCATCCAGTAGAACATTGGGGAAATACTTAATAATCTTGGTGAAGTGCGAAAATTTTTGCGTGTTGGCGAATGTAATCTCATTCATCTCCTGGTACTGCTTCAAAATATTGATGAGCTCATCTGGAGGCACTGCATCCGTCACCAGCCAGTGCTGGATGGCGTAGTTTAGGGCATAGACCGGGAGTTTCATCAAACTGGGTTCCTGGATCAAAGATGCGCCTTCCTCTATGATTTTCTAAAAGATAACTAAGTTAGTAAGACTCCATATTGTATTCCAATCTACTCACCTCGATGCAAACGCGCTCCACATCGATGATGTTATGCCGGAATGCCAGGTCGAAGGCCGGGAAGATGTCATCCAGAGGCCATTCCTGCTCCTTCAGTTTCTCGGCAAAGGACCGGAGGAGCTCCGGCATGTTGTAGGCGCAGGACAGGATGAATATATCCCCCACCAGCTTCAGCTGGACCAGCGGCGAGGTCACCTCGAAGGTGTATATGAACTCCAGGAAGATCTCCACGCTCTCGGGCGAAACCCCATTTATCTGAAGTACGCCGTTCCAGTCTTTGTTCTGGTACACGTCCTGCTCCAGTTTGTCGGAGGCGGTGGCCAGGAAGATCCGATGGCAGCCAAACTTCTTGTAGCAGACACTGACCGCCGGCTCATCGGATTGAGGGCAGTTGCTCAGGACGTGCACCTGGCAATCGGCATCGGCTCCACTGCGAAAGTATTCCAGTCGGCGGTTTCTACTTGTCGCGCGCTTGGATCCATCATTTGAAGAACCCAATGGGAAATCCTCCTCAACATTCGATGCAGCTGTCGTTCTGGGCACCACGAGTTCCGGTCCCAAGCTGGAACTGCGCACTGGTTTCAAGTTCTGGATCCCTCCCTGGGCGTCcgcctcatcctcctcctccaggtCTGCCCACCGATTGGTGCTTCCCTGGTGGGCTTTGCCGGCGGCCTCCTTCTCAGAGTCTGACATTCCTGCCAGGGAAACCCCAATTTCGAATTCCAAATTTTGTGCTATGTAAGAGCAAAGCCCCCAAAAAATCCCCAGTCACTATGAACTGCAAGCTACGTCGCCTGGACCTGTTGCGAAATGGCCAAAAGTCGGACTGCGAGCTCCATGTTTCGCAACCGGACAAGTTGAAGGAGGGCAAGCGTTGTCCATGCATCTTCCGCTGCCACCAGGTGATGCTCATCTCCGCCTCCGCGGAGTTCGAGCGCCTGATCAGGGATCCCGAGTTCCAGAAGAACAAGCGAGTGATCAGCGTGGACGACGCCTCTCCCACCGCCTACGAGGCGCTGCTCCTCTACATCTACACGTACGAGGTGTGCAATGCGTTGACCATTGACATGTGCGGTGACCTCATGCTGCTGGCCGAGCGCTACGAGATGCTGGACTTCATCGACTGCTACATCGACAAGCTGGCCCACCAGGAATGGCCCATGGAGGTGGTTCTGCAGGTCTTCCACCTGGCCAGCGAGCACCACCATCCGGCACTGATGGATCTCGTGGCGAAAGTATGAATTTCCACACTTTTATCTCGCTTAATCCCCATGCCTTTCCAGAAAATCCTCCCTGTAGCCACCCAGGTGCTCGAGGACAACTCGTTCCTCAAGCTGAGTGTAAAGGAGCTGAAGGCTCTGATGATAATCCTGAAAAAGGATGGAGATCTCTCCGATCACGAGCTGCTGACCTCGCTGAAGAACTACCAGGAGGTGAACAACCTGCGCTACGAGAACATGGAGCAGTTCCAGCAGCTCGTTGAGGTGACCCAGTTGTTCGGCCACGTTCTCTTCGAAGTGGATGGCACCATAGTTGTGCCCGAAGAACCCGAACCTTCGCCGGAGGAATAGGTAGGAGTTTGTTTACCCAAGAAAATAGTCAGGATGGTGTACATATCTAGAGGGATCATTTATTGGATAGGGatcgaaaaacaaacaaatcgaaTTCATATCGGCTTAAAGAATAAATACTACCTATAAACATAATACCCGAAGGGGCCGAGGCCGGTGCAACAAAATAATCTTATAAATCAATCAACGGAAGCGGTATGCCTGGTATCGTAGGAGTCCTAGGAGGACGTGCGCAAGGGCGTGCGCACTTCCAGCGGCACCATCTCCACATCGCCGTCGGATTCAcaatcgccatcgccatcggcGTCCTCGTCAATGACCAGGGAGCTCGGCTTAACGCTGAGAAAGTCATCGCTGTCAAGCATCTCGTCTtcgtcgtcctcgtcgtcCGCGCTCTCGGAGAGCTCCAGGTCGTGGTCCGCCTTGTAGCCGTTGCTCTGGGACTGCTCCGGCAGCTGCTTTATCGCAGGAACAGGTGTATTCATCTCCCTCAGAATCGGATCAGCAGTATTGCTATCCAGTTCGATGTTATTGGAATCAAACTTGCAGATGACCGCGATACGCAGATTCAGAATCAGGGAGTAGAGCTTCACGGCCGGGCCCACTTTGAGTTTCAGGTACTTTTCCAACTCCTTGCGCCCCAGCATCAGCAACGCCTTGCCGTCGATGTCCTGCTCGAAGATCAGCTTGGCAATGTCAGTGGAATCCAGGGCACGCTCTAAGTACTCGCACACATCCCAGCTGGTCCAGTGGAGCGGATTGGTTCGCAAGTCGTCCAATTGGAAGCCGCTGTTGAGCTGCCAGAGGCGATAGTTTGGCAGGAACTGTGGTCCGTAGTCCTTCACAAAGGATCTGGCTATGGCCAGGGAGCGTTCATCCGGCACCTGCTCCGCATCCTCCTGCTTCTGCTTTTTCACAACCTTCTCCTCACATGGAGGCGTCTTTCGCTTGGCTTGCACCTTTTCCGCGACCTTCGGCTGGACAATCTCTAGCTGGGAGTCCTCCTTAATTGCTTGCTTGGCCTCCGAACTGGCTCGCTTTGCTTTCTTCGCCCATCCACGTCTGATATTCTCGGGCGCCACACGCGGCGGCTTCACCGTCTTGGAGCGCCACTGACGCCAATTCTCCGGCGCATACGGACAGCATTCCCGCAAAGCATGGACGTTGAGGTTGAAGCGCTTGGCGTTGCCAAAGCCCCGACATCCCTCCACATCGCAGGGCATCACGGACTTGGGCTGAAGATAGCCAGGCGGTGTTTCCAGTTCGTGCGAGGTGGCCTCGCACCAGCCGATGGGGTGCAGATCGGGACTGTCGTCCTCCAGCCAGAAGTAGTACTCCGTGGGCCAGCAGTCCAGGTGCAGCTGAACCCGGTAGCCCTTCCGCATCACCACTGTGGCCGGACGAATCAGGCAGGGATTACGCTGGTCCACCACCTCCAGTTTCATGCGTTCCTGGTACTCCATTGGCTGGCGTGGTGTGAACAGCTCCTTGGAGGCGGCCATTCCACCAACCTCTGATATGTAGTCATCCCAAATGAAGACAGACCTCTGGTAGTTCGGCGGAACGATCAACTGCTGGCGTCCCTCGTGCCAGCCGCAGGGATGGATGTACGGTGAGGTGATGTGTACCCACAGGTCGTAGCAGTCATCCCAGCCGTCGAAGTGGACTCGAATGCGCTCGTCCAGAATATCCGTCACTGTGGCCACACAAATCTTTCCCGTGTCGTTCAGGTCCTCCGCCTCGAGATGCATGCCCACAGCAAAGCCGTTGCGCACATCCATCTGCTGCTGCATATTCAGATGACCAAAGAGCGCCCGCGGAGCTGCCTTGCAGCCCGTTTTCACCAAATAGCGGCTCCAACTGAACCGCTCCGAGTTGTAGTCCTTGGGCGCCTGCAGAACGCGTGCTGTCTCGTCACACCAGCCTGGCGGAAAGATGTCCTGCGAGTCGGCGTTCACCCAGAAGTCGTACATGGAGGAGTAGCCGTCGAAGCTTAGCTTCAGCCGATAGCCACGAACCTCGACAATGCTGCAGACACAGAAGAGCGAGCAGTTCTCCGGATCGATGGCCTCCAGCTTCATGCCGAACTCGAAGCAGTTGGGACTGATGGGGAACGGATTGAGGAACAGGTGGATGGGCGCTGCCACATCCTTGCCCTTTGACTTGAGGTACTCGCTCCAGCGGAATTGCTTTCTGGGCTTATCCTTTTGACGTTGCTGCAGCTGTTCCTGTATGGCAGACAGAGATTTGTGGGGTTTGTAGCTGGTTTGCTGCTTTTGTGGCAAATCTGGCGCTGTTCCAGCTGTTTGCTCTAGTTGGGTACGGCTTATCTTGCTCTCCTTCTGCGTACTCTGCGGCAGACGACGCTTCTGCGATCGACGCACACAGTTAACGGAGCAGAAATCTGTGgtagaaaataatatataatatatatagagtTTAGGGATTTGGAAGCTGCTCTCTTTACTCACGTGGTGCCAGGAAGTCGGCGGCGGGTCCGTGGCAATTGCAACGCTGGCACAAGTATAGCAGCGGGTGGATGCAGCCCGAGGGCCTGCGGCCGGGACGATCATACAGAGGCCGCTCGAAGTATGAAGCTGGACCCTGGCGTGGCGGGCAGCGTTCGTTTATCTGCAGAAAATTAAACTCATTCAGCTCGAACCGGACGGTGGAGTTCTGCAGGTTGGCCGGCTGCTGGCCGCGCCATTTCAGCATGTTCAGGTTCTGAATCATGCTCTTTTTAAAGTCATTGGTCTTGCTGCCAGGAGGTGGGTACGCATCATGGTCGTTGGCTTTCTTGCTATTCCTTGCAGGTGGACTTGATGGCTTCGGATCGGCGAGTTTGGGCGGCGGCGACGTTTCCGATGCGTAAGAGCCGCAAGAGGATGAGGCGGAGGACTTGGGCGGAGTATGGGGCACCTGCTCATCGCAGCGCAACGAGCGCTCAAAGTCCTCCCTGCTCAGTGGCAGAGATTCCGCCTTGATGATGCTCATGCCAGGCAGCCGGCTGAGTTCCTTCTCGGTTTTCCTGGCCGGCACCTCCTCCACATCGCTGTTGGACGAACTGTCGCTGGAACTAGAAGAGATTGTCGTCACGGAGGAGTTCTTCCTCACGGCCTTCTTCTTGGCCGTACTGGTGGTGGTGGAAATGGTTATCCCTGCGGGCAGAA is part of the Drosophila sechellia strain sech25 chromosome 3R, ASM438219v1, whole genome shotgun sequence genome and encodes:
- the LOC6617163 gene encoding uncharacterized protein LOC6617163 isoform X3 codes for the protein MEEISSLDSFGAEQQDQDREQTTATASETLDTPASPPAEDAAAQESKPPTGDAAKEGDDDFEQISEGSLDADDNQSRDKAASTPADPVDVEEPAEEPTPNEEPQGCEDEQPQTEAVRVDPQEEPEEAEEETDALQATAEEVEAAAAEADAVDGGQASPEAMDVDEGEGEADAEGEAEQEAEDDAALEREAADDVDMQSVGADSHQAEDAEPPEDRDEVDTSLEEQDNGHDPEKDAPADEDDPDAEGDAESEQVDENAEETGEAEHGDDTVENVLEPEESDVCLIPDDQETEVTEAEKELARENAEKAAEEEEAEERQAKTPDNDGKSPADAADDAEDDSAAAVDATDESPTTPTADGVDAAANEEEAGGDVPDPDEPTAEESSSAGAGEPGSTPKIIISWIVGSVQKCKQCGDEKNCGFRYRSLEETEENDKEKEKDKAEENAEEEEEEARQKPAAPRGFEYICDTACVDALLDDQPGKYFVRRKKFLVEEVVREEGADEAEASADGEGEDVEEEATPANTQDCLQCKDKMRCKYFIKQDQDCFYICNDDCFNLLNAEEPEKFKLKRHSIRVRNIGATTLQPPQNSPSKRTDGSVVARTVEEAETARLDRIESFRRRCADCEADINTDEKQLMWETMDFCNEVCLGSYQRTIGSTCETCKQEVSSIALGKYCVRFGFDVRQFCCAGCLNTFKKGLKTCSCCQKDISGGQEGFLAPVGDKDQFKDFCSQPCLRRYESMCNPRRKLRTDVCGVCNNQKPVRVEMLLEDREHYFCSNPCFSAFKFVSNVNADPCAMCSKYFERRSAESYTIYNEQQSPKVFCSRVCINVYIIVNRHIVSCQWCKVKKYNFDMIYQIGGPHDQETLTCSINCLTMHGVSCNISARAVTKCDNCSNFNTPQYHLTMSDASMRNFCTYQCVMQFQNQFARAPLTLDSDLPPSSSPGSSKSQQQSNRGSKNAAPFPTGLPKRVKLKLSHTGKGGVGGKKSGSGTMLPVISTVQSLASGETEARIGNLTVRRKRGRPRESGTSSPPLSMPGVHPPAPRGRPRKHVVDYAARSPSPTMSGGSSHMGIPGRRNTTTTMDFGPATVTETKIITVPPYPKSVRNVNISCKPLTVTQGEQCSPDVRDCATQTEKDYSNKVLIPVPVPIFVPQPMYMYSAPFPVPVPIPLPIPVPIFIPTTRNTAQGILKEIKKIQDKMPEDPLEAELLMMAEMVAEEKHESDSDSDNEIKPDPGLVNLQYQNTLESVAQQQQQQQVVDVSGAGHNPYGDDMLQIALKMATGDYDNHHQTSTVDLETSMTANTISSQSPMGHDGMGQMGVHHLDQQHHMLDATQRTPRGRKRGVGVVMDTPNRNSRSPVKRQRGGEMDHSALQQQSQQAQQPQEKPDAQMFLKYTFGVNAWKQWVMTKNADIEKSSMRRRPFKTELLQMTADELNYSLCLFVKEVRKPNGTEYAPDTIYYLVLGIQQYLYVNGRIDNIFYDPYYERFTECLDEVARKFSVLYNDSQYIVTRVEEEHLWECKQLGAHSPHVLLSTLMFFNTKHFNLTTVEEHMQLSFSHIMKHWKRSSQNSKVPGSRNVLLRFYPPQAGLDANPRKKKVYEQQENEENPLRCPVRLYEFYLSKCPESVKTRNDVFYLQPERSCVPDSPVWYSTQALGQDALQRMLHRVKMVKEINIALLTT
- the LOC6617163 gene encoding uncharacterized protein LOC6617163 isoform X2 gives rise to the protein MEEISSLDSFGAEQQDQDREQTTATASETLDTPASPPAEDAAAQESKPPTGDAAKEGDDDFEQISEGSLDADDNQSRDKAASTPADPVDVEEPAEEPTPNEEPQGCEDEQPQTEAVRVDPQEEPEEAEEETDALQATAEEVEAAAAEADAVDGGQASPEAMDVDEGEGEADAEGEAEQEAEDDAALEREAADDVDMQSVGADSHQAEDAEPPEDRDEVDTSLEEQDNGHDPEKDAPADEDDPDAEGDAESEQVDENAEETGEAEHGDDTVENVLEPEESDVCLIPDDQETEVTEAEKELARENAEKAAEEEEAEERQAKTPDNDGKSPADAADDAEDDSAAAVDATDESPTTPTDAQAGAKSAATGIAEDGVDAAANEEEAGGDVPDPDEPTAEESSSAGAGEPGSTPKIIISWIVGSVQKCKQCGDEKNCGFRYRSLEETEENDKEKEKDKAEENAEEEEEEARQKPAAPRGFEYICDTACVDALLDDQPGKYFVRRKKFLVEEVVREEGADEAEASADGEGEDVEEEATPANTQDCLQCKDKMRCKYFIKQDQDCFYICNDDCFNLLNAEEPEKFKLKRHSIRVRNIGATTLQPPQNSPSKRTDGSVVARTVEEAETARLDRIESFRRRCADCEADINTDEKQLMWETMDFCNEVCLGSYQRTIGSTCETCKQEVSSIALGKYCVRFGFDVRQFCCAGCLNTFKKGLKTCSCCQKDISGGQEGFLAPVGDKDQFKDFCSQPCLRRYESMCNPRRKLRTDVCGVCNNQKPVRVEMLLEDREHYFCSNPCFSAFKFVSNVNADPCAMCSKYFERRSAESYTIYNEQQSPKVFCSRVCINVYIIVNRHIVSCQWCKVKKYNFDMIYQIGGPHDQETLTCSINCLTMHGVSCNISARAVTKCDNCSNFNTPQYHLTMSDASMRNFCTYQCVMQFQNQFARAPLTLDSDLPPSSSPGSSKSQQQSNRGSKNAAPFPTGLPKRVKLKLSHTGKGGVGGKKSGSGTMLPVISTVQSLASGETEARIGNLTVRRKRGRPRESGTSSPPLSMPGVHPPAPRGRPRKHVVDYAARSPSPTMSGGSSHMGIPGRRNTTTTMDFGPATVTETKIITVPPYPKSVRNVNISCKPLTVTQGEQCSPDVRDCATQTEKDYSNKVLIPVPVPIFVPQPMYMYSAPFPVPVPIPLPIPVPIFIPTTRNTAQGILKEIKKIQDKMPEDPLEAELLMMAEMVAEEKHESDSDSDNEIKPDPGLVNLQYQNTLESVAQQQQQQQVVDVSGAGHNPYGDDMLQIALKMATGDYDNHHQTSTVDLETSMTANTISSQSPMGHDGMGQMGVHHLDQQHHMLDATQRTPRGRKRGVGVVMDTPNRNSRSPVKRQRGGEMDHSALQQQSQQAQQPQEKPDAQMFLKYTFGVNAWKQWVMTKNADIEKSSMRRRPFKTELLQMTADELNYSLCLFVKEVRKPNGTEYAPDTIYYLVLGIQQYLYVNGRIDNIFYDPYYERFTECLDEVARKFSVLYNDSQYIVTRVEEEHLWECKQLGAHSPHVLLSTLMFFNTKHFNLTTVEEHMQLSFSHIMKHWKRSSQNSKVPGSRNVLLRFYPPQAGLDANPRKKKVYEQQENEENPLRCPVRLYEFYLSKCPESVKTRNDVFYLQPERSCVPDSPVWYSTQALGQDALQRMLHRVKMVKEINIALLTT